A region of bacterium DNA encodes the following proteins:
- a CDS encoding tyrosine-type recombinase/integrase produces the protein QDSMTCSEWLTAFLDDLSYRRSGSSLTRKSYQHDIEVYFQWLGDTPEAKVVAASAYDLQRFFTAQTKSGLSARTVSRGRAAVSSFYRFLLRRGIVESNPTKPTKVARPDKSLPKAISEAPLNRTMDELSPTLTHRDRWILEGLYGTGLRVSEFVSLRLSDLRPAEQRLEVIGKGGKKRSVPLSQSAWEALESYLIERGLLTHAGIASGHILTGKTNKPITARTVQRHVAALLGGLRSGMPVTPHQLRHSYASHLLSGGAELRAVQELLGHTRLATTQIYTHLDPGPLRELVRKLHPRGGSVTKEEK, from the coding sequence CAGGATAGTATGACTTGCTCCGAATGGCTTACAGCATTTCTTGACGACCTTTCCTACCGTCGTAGCGGCAGTTCGCTTACCCGGAAGAGCTACCAGCACGACATTGAAGTGTACTTCCAATGGTTAGGTGATACTCCGGAGGCGAAAGTTGTCGCCGCCTCCGCCTACGATTTGCAACGCTTTTTTACCGCCCAAACCAAATCCGGTCTCAGCGCTCGAACCGTATCCCGCGGACGGGCGGCAGTTTCCTCATTTTATCGTTTTCTGCTGCGTCGCGGCATCGTCGAATCGAATCCAACGAAACCGACGAAAGTCGCCCGTCCCGACAAATCACTGCCGAAAGCGATTTCCGAAGCGCCGTTAAACCGAACCATGGACGAATTGTCTCCCACACTGACCCACCGCGACCGCTGGATCCTGGAAGGGCTCTACGGAACCGGATTGCGGGTCTCGGAGTTTGTTTCATTACGATTATCTGATTTACGGCCAGCCGAACAACGGTTGGAAGTGATTGGAAAAGGAGGAAAAAAACGTAGTGTACCGCTTTCCCAGAGTGCTTGGGAGGCATTAGAATCGTATCTTATAGAGCGGGGGTTGCTAACTCATGCCGGTATCGCTTCGGGGCATATTTTGACGGGTAAAACGAATAAACCGATTACAGCTCGCACCGTGCAGCGCCACGTTGCCGCACTGCTGGGCGGATTGCGGTCGGGGATGCCGGTGACGCCGCACCAGTTGCGTCACAGTTATGCCAGTCATTTATTGTCGGGTGGCGCCGAATTACGGGCAGTACAAGAGTTATTGGGACACACCCGCTTGGCAACCACGCAAATTTACACCCATTTAGACCCTGGACCGTTGCGGGAGTTGGTTCGTAAACTCCACCCGCGGGGCGGTTCAGTAACGAAGGAGGAGAAATGA
- the raiA gene encoding ribosome-associated translation inhibitor RaiA: MNLQVTARRFQLSEKLENLVQKEVHDLEKHFDNIQDVNVVLTTDHGVRHVDVTIHVPNHVMNSEIEGAEQFITLVPTVMKKAGVQLQRYKEKLKKL; the protein is encoded by the coding sequence ATGAATCTGCAGGTCACAGCTCGCCGTTTTCAATTGTCCGAAAAGTTAGAGAACCTTGTGCAAAAAGAAGTGCACGATTTGGAGAAACACTTCGACAACATTCAGGATGTGAATGTCGTATTGACGACCGACCACGGTGTCCGCCATGTCGATGTGACAATCCATGTTCCGAATCATGTTATGAACAGTGAAATCGAAGGAGCTGAGCAGTTTATTACCCTCGTACCCACCGTAATGAAGAAAGCGGGAGTTCAACTCCAGCGCTACAAAGAGAAATTGAAAAAGCTGTAA
- the hprK gene encoding HPr(Ser) kinase/phosphatase, whose product MNDLNPNPTESNLTAQQILNELGDRLQFRLVAGQGGLSRPIREKDLTRPGLALAGFFGNYRWDRIQVFGNTENEYLRGLPQTERAERIAKVFKLKLPLVVVTDNNTPLKEMLLAADLADVPVFTTSLSTTELSSMLVTALDEQFAPAMQTHGVLVDVYGVGVLVTGKARAGKSELALDLVERGHRLVADDIVEISKRMSGVLMGRAPELLRHLIEVRGLGILDVEKMFGVRAVRFQKRVEIVLELVNDPSEAEIERLGIELNETDFLGIKLPHVKLPVLPGKYLAVLAEIVALNYLLKLHGVNTAVDFSQRLSQEIERKRELRNYLKGDYE is encoded by the coding sequence ATGAACGATTTAAATCCGAATCCAACTGAATCGAATCTAACCGCACAACAAATCCTCAATGAACTCGGCGACCGGCTGCAATTTCGGCTGGTTGCCGGGCAAGGGGGATTGTCGCGTCCGATTCGCGAGAAAGATTTAACCCGTCCGGGACTGGCACTTGCCGGATTCTTCGGGAATTATCGCTGGGATCGCATTCAGGTTTTTGGCAATACCGAAAATGAATATCTTCGCGGACTGCCACAAACCGAGCGGGCGGAACGGATTGCTAAAGTTTTCAAACTGAAGCTGCCGTTGGTTGTCGTTACCGACAATAACACTCCACTCAAGGAAATGTTATTAGCGGCGGATTTGGCGGATGTCCCGGTATTCACCACCAGTCTCTCGACTACTGAACTTAGCAGTATGCTTGTTACGGCACTCGATGAACAATTCGCCCCGGCGATGCAAACCCATGGAGTACTTGTAGATGTGTACGGTGTTGGGGTGTTGGTGACGGGCAAAGCGCGAGCGGGAAAATCGGAACTTGCACTTGACTTGGTCGAACGCGGTCACCGGTTGGTTGCCGATGACATCGTCGAAATATCAAAACGGATGAGTGGTGTCCTAATGGGACGGGCACCGGAACTCTTGCGCCACTTAATCGAAGTTCGCGGATTGGGAATACTCGACGTCGAGAAAATGTTTGGTGTTCGGGCAGTGCGATTTCAGAAGCGCGTGGAAATCGTTCTGGAATTGGTCAACGATCCCAGTGAAGCGGAAATCGAACGACTTGGGATCGAACTGAATGAGACTGATTTTCTTGGCATAAAGTTGCCGCATGTAAAATTGCCAGTGCTTCCCGGGAAATATTTAGCCGTCCTCGCAGAAATTGTTGCATTGAACTATCTTCTCAAACTACACGGTGTTAATACCGCCGTCGATTTTTCGCAGCGACTGAGTCAGGAAATCGAACGCAAGCGCGAATTACGAAATTATCTCAAGGGCGATTATGAATGA
- a CDS encoding bifunctional metallophosphatase/5'-nucleotidase — protein MKRGLSFLVVFAFVSVAFTATLPLSVFHYNDEHSMNLPQPTKNPETGKIDSIGGIQYIAGQLAVWRKDAKRSITLVAGDEFTGGAISALTKGSGQADILNLIKPDVMCVGNHEFDYGISALQAFQFRLDTSITLASANLFDKVNNKQLFASGKIIKRDGIKIAVLALTLEGLADVVHPDRLIDIEVQPVVPIARAFVEKMQPDADVIIAVTHQGAVEDSLLAMQVPGFDLIVGGHSHTLINRDWFVNGTRIVQAGSSGRYLGRVDLQVDTENNEVVSSTYKVVPIGKSYRTPMDPKAIPILRAQEVLVSKELDQPLGKLDGDFIRVYDGESNVGTWVCEALQSYMKTDIGLYNSGGIRVDVFAGTITKKQLWQLEPFGNSIAKATVTGAELKRMFEYRATVEGDFIQTSGVTVTIKSGQVTDLTVNGVAFDPAKIYSIATNSYVTAQWEKYFGFPLGQSNVVDMGTPTKEVLMLDIEAKKTIVPHVTGWWKKSE, from the coding sequence ATGAAACGAGGCTTATCCTTTCTTGTTGTCTTCGCGTTTGTTTCGGTTGCGTTCACTGCGACGCTGCCGCTATCGGTGTTTCATTACAACGACGAACACTCGATGAATCTTCCCCAACCGACAAAAAACCCGGAAACCGGAAAGATTGATTCCATTGGCGGAATCCAGTATATCGCTGGACAATTGGCTGTTTGGCGGAAGGATGCGAAACGTTCGATTACCCTTGTTGCCGGTGATGAGTTTACCGGTGGCGCAATTTCTGCGTTGACGAAGGGTTCCGGTCAAGCGGACATTTTGAATCTAATCAAACCGGATGTGATGTGCGTTGGCAATCACGAATTCGACTATGGTATTTCGGCTCTGCAAGCGTTTCAATTCCGGTTGGATACCTCGATTACGTTAGCTTCGGCTAACCTGTTCGATAAAGTGAACAACAAGCAATTATTCGCATCGGGAAAGATTATCAAACGTGACGGGATAAAGATTGCTGTACTGGCATTGACATTGGAGGGATTGGCTGATGTAGTTCACCCGGATCGCCTCATCGATATCGAAGTTCAACCAGTTGTGCCCATCGCGAGGGCATTCGTCGAGAAGATGCAGCCGGACGCCGATGTGATTATCGCCGTAACTCATCAAGGTGCAGTTGAAGATAGTCTCTTAGCGATGCAAGTACCGGGATTTGATCTCATTGTCGGCGGGCACTCCCACACCCTAATCAACCGAGATTGGTTTGTGAATGGGACGCGCATCGTACAAGCAGGCAGTTCTGGCCGCTACTTGGGGCGAGTTGATTTACAAGTCGATACCGAGAACAATGAGGTTGTAAGTTCGACCTACAAGGTTGTTCCGATTGGCAAGTCCTACCGTACACCAATGGATCCGAAAGCAATTCCGATTTTACGCGCGCAGGAAGTATTAGTAAGCAAGGAACTCGATCAACCATTAGGAAAACTCGATGGGGATTTCATCCGGGTTTACGACGGCGAATCGAACGTCGGAACATGGGTGTGCGAAGCTCTGCAAAGCTACATGAAGACGGATATCGGGTTGTATAATTCGGGAGGTATCCGGGTCGATGTTTTTGCCGGAACGATTACCAAGAAACAACTCTGGCAGCTTGAACCCTTTGGCAACAGCATTGCAAAGGCAACAGTTACTGGGGCCGAGTTGAAGAGAATGTTTGAGTATCGCGCTACCGTCGAAGGGGATTTTATTCAGACCAGTGGTGTGACTGTTACGATCAAAAGCGGTCAAGTCACTGATCTCACAGTGAATGGGGTTGCTTTCGATCCGGCAAAGATATATTCGATTGCGACCAATAGTTATGTGACTGCGCAATGGGAGAAGTACTTTGGCTTTCCACTGGGACAATCTAATGTGGTAGATATGGGAACACCGACGAAAGAAGTCCTTATGCTGGATATTGAAGCAAAGAAAACAATTGTACCGCATGTAACCGGTTGGTGGAAAAAGTCCGAATGA
- a CDS encoding N-acetylmuramoyl-L-alanine amidase, whose amino-acid sequence MNRIYKLCVLALSVAWAWGSFAQVVSDTLGNPVLPVVKPEIVSTSKNWSKFFEDRKGMPITTIVLHASFDPKHPEDLTYRRMKKIWDRYHASVHFVIEPSGRIIEMVPVTEAAIHATRAKPNHNPFSIGIELLHVWNGEGSERRAYSLKQLAACRQLIQWLKSEHSISKVISHRAIAKNGKKDPNMTPEEWKVASDEAPFPDPWPRSEKSWMPDPKDR is encoded by the coding sequence ATGAACCGTATTTACAAGTTATGCGTTCTTGCTTTGAGTGTTGCTTGGGCATGGGGTTCGTTCGCACAAGTGGTTAGCGATACGCTTGGCAATCCCGTTTTGCCTGTAGTGAAACCGGAGATTGTCAGTACTAGTAAGAATTGGTCGAAGTTCTTCGAAGACCGCAAAGGAATGCCGATAACGACCATCGTACTCCATGCGAGTTTTGATCCCAAGCACCCGGAAGACTTAACCTATCGTCGGATGAAGAAAATCTGGGATCGCTATCACGCATCAGTTCATTTCGTTATCGAACCGTCTGGTAGAATAATCGAGATGGTTCCAGTAACCGAGGCCGCGATTCATGCGACTCGCGCCAAACCGAATCATAATCCTTTCTCAATCGGTATCGAGTTGCTTCATGTTTGGAATGGAGAAGGAAGTGAGCGTCGGGCATATTCGCTGAAGCAACTTGCAGCTTGCCGTCAATTGATACAATGGCTGAAATCAGAGCACTCGATTAGCAAAGTAATAAGCCACCGCGCGATTGCTAAGAACGGAAAGAAAGACCCGAATATGACGCCGGAAGAATGGAAAGTTGCGTCCGATGAAGCGCCGTTTCCCGATCCGTGGCCGCGTTCCGAAAAGAGCTGGATGCCTGATCCAAAGGATCGGTAG